From one Bombus huntii isolate Logan2020A chromosome 17, iyBomHunt1.1, whole genome shotgun sequence genomic stretch:
- the LOC126875189 gene encoding katanin p60 ATPase-containing subunit A-like 2 isoform X1, giving the protein MNGDLSMQGSMNKIFYNLRKKEESRISERHRNILYLVCDYLEHNGNQWTSWKEKAKPNLKIRHRYIDISDVLFREARLSPEHRVCDNIDLEIIVAEYENYYKMKFQKYPILCKKITGREMTREVTNASKTVCRSIETKAKSFSKQARSEPVKETNLQQKITDDNTNHINLAMTVTSIFPNESDGRSSEELFNVPMEQSMQSKILKCIEKLYSDNTELRKIAEDVSCEIVVNKLNVHWDDVIGLEECKTAVKEAVVYPLKYPISFDGPFSPWKGILLYGPPGTGKTKLAKAVATECHCTFFNITAS; this is encoded by the exons atgaacggtgatttatcgatgcaaggtagtatgaataagatattttataatctgcgaaaaaag gagGAGAGTCGTATTTCGGAACGTCATCGCAACATATTATACCTTGTATGTGATTATTTGGAACACAATGG aaatcagTGGACATCGTGGAAAGAGAAGGCGAaaccaaatttgaaaattcgacatcg GTATATAGACATTAGCGATGTATTATTCCGGGAAGCTCGTCTGTCTCCCGAACATCGGGTCTGCGACAACatcgatttggaaattatcgttgcagagtatgaaaattattacaagatgaaatttcaaaaatatcccatattgtgtaagaaaataactggaagggaaatgacgagggaagtgacaaatgcaagcaaaac TGTTTGTAGAAGTATTGAGACAAAAGCCAAATCTTTTAGTAAACAAGCGAGAAGTGAGCCTGTGAAAGAGACGAATCTACAGCAGAAGATAACTGATGACAATACGAATCATATTAATCTCGCAATGACAGTGACGTCAATATTCCCCAATGAGAGTGATGGACGTTCATCAGAAGAGCTATTTAACGTCCCAATGGAACAATCCATGCaatcgaagatattgaaatgcaTTGAAAAGCTTTATTCAGATAATACGGAATTACGAAAGATTGCTGAGGACGTCTCATGC GAGATCgtagtaaacaaattaaatgtacattgggatgacgttataggccTAGAAGAATGTAAAACCGCTGTTAAGGAGGCCGTTGTGTATCCCCTTAAGTATCCTATCTCTTTTGATGGCCCGTTTTCCCCATGGAAAGGTATTTTGCTGTACGGCCCACCTGGTACAG ggaaaacgaagttagcgaaggcagtcgcgacagaatgccattgcaccttttttaacataactgCCAGCTGA
- the LOC126875189 gene encoding katanin p60 ATPase-containing subunit A-like 2 isoform X3, producing MNGDLSMQGSMNKIFYNLRKKEESRISERHRNILYLVCDYLEHNGYIDISDVLFREARLSPEHRVCDNIDLEIIVAEYENYYKMKFQKYPILCKKITGREMTREVTNASKTVCRSIETKAKSFSKQARSEPVKETNLQQKITDDNTNHINLAMTVTSIFPNESDGRSSEELFNVPMEQSMQSKILKCIEKLYSDNTELRKIAEDVSCEIVVNKLNVHWDDVIGLEECKTAVKEAVVYPLKYPISFDGPFSPWKGILLYGPPGTGKTKLAKAVATECHCTFFNITAS from the exons atgaacggtgatttatcgatgcaaggtagtatgaataagatattttataatctgcgaaaaaag gagGAGAGTCGTATTTCGGAACGTCATCGCAACATATTATACCTTGTATGTGATTATTTGGAACACAATGG GTATATAGACATTAGCGATGTATTATTCCGGGAAGCTCGTCTGTCTCCCGAACATCGGGTCTGCGACAACatcgatttggaaattatcgttgcagagtatgaaaattattacaagatgaaatttcaaaaatatcccatattgtgtaagaaaataactggaagggaaatgacgagggaagtgacaaatgcaagcaaaac TGTTTGTAGAAGTATTGAGACAAAAGCCAAATCTTTTAGTAAACAAGCGAGAAGTGAGCCTGTGAAAGAGACGAATCTACAGCAGAAGATAACTGATGACAATACGAATCATATTAATCTCGCAATGACAGTGACGTCAATATTCCCCAATGAGAGTGATGGACGTTCATCAGAAGAGCTATTTAACGTCCCAATGGAACAATCCATGCaatcgaagatattgaaatgcaTTGAAAAGCTTTATTCAGATAATACGGAATTACGAAAGATTGCTGAGGACGTCTCATGC GAGATCgtagtaaacaaattaaatgtacattgggatgacgttataggccTAGAAGAATGTAAAACCGCTGTTAAGGAGGCCGTTGTGTATCCCCTTAAGTATCCTATCTCTTTTGATGGCCCGTTTTCCCCATGGAAAGGTATTTTGCTGTACGGCCCACCTGGTACAG ggaaaacgaagttagcgaaggcagtcgcgacagaatgccattgcaccttttttaacataactgCCAGCTGA
- the LOC126875189 gene encoding katanin p60 ATPase-containing subunit A-like 2 isoform X4 — protein sequence MNGDLSMQGSMNKIFYNLRKKEESRISERHRNILYLVCDYLEHNGNQWTSWKEKAKPNLKIRHRYIDISDVLFREARLSPEHRVCDNIDLEIIVAEYENYYKMKFQKYPILCKKITGREMTREVTNASKTVCRSIETKAKSFSKQARSEPVKETNLQQKITDDNTNHINLAMTVTSIFPNESDGRSSEELFNVPMEQSMQSKILKCIEKLYSDNTELRKIAEDVSCEIVVNKLNVHWDDVIGLEECKTAVKEAVVYPLKYPISFDGPFSPWKGILLYGPPGTGFI from the exons atgaacggtgatttatcgatgcaaggtagtatgaataagatattttataatctgcgaaaaaag gagGAGAGTCGTATTTCGGAACGTCATCGCAACATATTATACCTTGTATGTGATTATTTGGAACACAATGG aaatcagTGGACATCGTGGAAAGAGAAGGCGAaaccaaatttgaaaattcgacatcg GTATATAGACATTAGCGATGTATTATTCCGGGAAGCTCGTCTGTCTCCCGAACATCGGGTCTGCGACAACatcgatttggaaattatcgttgcagagtatgaaaattattacaagatgaaatttcaaaaatatcccatattgtgtaagaaaataactggaagggaaatgacgagggaagtgacaaatgcaagcaaaac TGTTTGTAGAAGTATTGAGACAAAAGCCAAATCTTTTAGTAAACAAGCGAGAAGTGAGCCTGTGAAAGAGACGAATCTACAGCAGAAGATAACTGATGACAATACGAATCATATTAATCTCGCAATGACAGTGACGTCAATATTCCCCAATGAGAGTGATGGACGTTCATCAGAAGAGCTATTTAACGTCCCAATGGAACAATCCATGCaatcgaagatattgaaatgcaTTGAAAAGCTTTATTCAGATAATACGGAATTACGAAAGATTGCTGAGGACGTCTCATGC GAGATCgtagtaaacaaattaaatgtacattgggatgacgttataggccTAGAAGAATGTAAAACCGCTGTTAAGGAGGCCGTTGTGTATCCCCTTAAGTATCCTATCTCTTTTGATGGCCCGTTTTCCCCATGGAAAGGTATTTTGCTGTACGGCCCACCTGGTACAG gttttatttga
- the LOC126875189 gene encoding katanin p60 ATPase-containing subunit A-like 2 isoform X2, which yields MNGDLSMQGSMNKIFYNLRKKEESRISERHRNILYLVCDYLEHNGNQWTSWKEKAKPNLKIRHRYIDISDVLFREARLSPEHRVCDNIDLEIIVAEYENYYKMKFQKYPILCKKITGREMTREVTNASKTSIETKAKSFSKQARSEPVKETNLQQKITDDNTNHINLAMTVTSIFPNESDGRSSEELFNVPMEQSMQSKILKCIEKLYSDNTELRKIAEDVSCEIVVNKLNVHWDDVIGLEECKTAVKEAVVYPLKYPISFDGPFSPWKGILLYGPPGTGKTKLAKAVATECHCTFFNITAS from the exons atgaacggtgatttatcgatgcaaggtagtatgaataagatattttataatctgcgaaaaaag gagGAGAGTCGTATTTCGGAACGTCATCGCAACATATTATACCTTGTATGTGATTATTTGGAACACAATGG aaatcagTGGACATCGTGGAAAGAGAAGGCGAaaccaaatttgaaaattcgacatcg GTATATAGACATTAGCGATGTATTATTCCGGGAAGCTCGTCTGTCTCCCGAACATCGGGTCTGCGACAACatcgatttggaaattatcgttgcagagtatgaaaattattacaagatgaaatttcaaaaatatcccatattgtgtaagaaaataactggaagggaaatgacgagggaagtgacaaatgcaagcaaaac AAGTATTGAGACAAAAGCCAAATCTTTTAGTAAACAAGCGAGAAGTGAGCCTGTGAAAGAGACGAATCTACAGCAGAAGATAACTGATGACAATACGAATCATATTAATCTCGCAATGACAGTGACGTCAATATTCCCCAATGAGAGTGATGGACGTTCATCAGAAGAGCTATTTAACGTCCCAATGGAACAATCCATGCaatcgaagatattgaaatgcaTTGAAAAGCTTTATTCAGATAATACGGAATTACGAAAGATTGCTGAGGACGTCTCATGC GAGATCgtagtaaacaaattaaatgtacattgggatgacgttataggccTAGAAGAATGTAAAACCGCTGTTAAGGAGGCCGTTGTGTATCCCCTTAAGTATCCTATCTCTTTTGATGGCCCGTTTTCCCCATGGAAAGGTATTTTGCTGTACGGCCCACCTGGTACAG ggaaaacgaagttagcgaaggcagtcgcgacagaatgccattgcaccttttttaacataactgCCAGCTGA